A window of the Henckelia pumila isolate YLH828 chromosome 3, ASM3356847v2, whole genome shotgun sequence genome harbors these coding sequences:
- the LOC140889456 gene encoding uncharacterized protein — protein sequence MDTPYTSSIRPPILDGTNYGPWKLKMSMYIQFIESRAWQRVLDGWTPPMRDDDVPGPKPRAQWTADENTAAIYNAKALNAMFTSVDMNMFNLIGTCTCARDGRLKSLANEASVLGDPISNERLVSKVLRSVPKRFHTKVCAIDESKDTSIMGLDELISSLRTYEMEMEAEDDTKGKPIAFQVSNDVYNDFSEVQQEVKESDLEENSIALISKKFTDYLKVMKEKKDVKDSQPLKFPKLPISEKPQKPANILGPRQRYEGKSQSSSKIFDNVQCRECKGYGHYAYECANRLRKGLNVSLSDDESEGEQEKAEQADLISFTALLESKKNFQINPLGVGSRVATSGRNTVQEYVCFVASNLDNSSDHEEQVADAYTLEGIQKLYEELYCDWIKRNQLNTTLTKENTELKAAVARLEVLMSKKDLELGLLNSELERAKTTLDKFNFNSSKLDSLLIMGKNDKFGLGFKESVFETGETSKIPVFVKEGSDSLNHPSTVSKGNWYFDSGSSRHMIGLKDHLMDYIEQNGGRVTYGGCAKGRIVGKGTLNVEGFPKLHNVLHVEGLNANLISISQLCDDDFHVKFEKNTCEVFDNANRCVMTGKQTCVSHPVLNTVGPRYLELLHMDLMGPMEVESYGDLKGKITEYDIEGLLEIPHEEHSIVPEVATPNTTLVPPETFMKKILKIMRKLRYPLKRTFQARYKIIIHHHILLEMFMEHGKPELRTKLNTVNAMHEELEQFVQNDVWF from the exons ATGGATACTCCGTACACAAGTTCAATTCGTCCACCTATTTTGGATGGGACAAATTACGGCCCttggaaattgaagatgagcatGTACATTCAATTCATTGAGTCCAGGGCTTGGCAACGTGTTCTTGACGGTTGGACACCACCTATGAGAGATGATGATGTACCCGGACCAAAGCCAAGAGCACAATGGACAGCCGATGAAAATACTGCGGCTATTTATAATGCAAAAGCTCTTAATGCTATGTTTACTTCTGTTGATATGAATatgtttaatctaattggtactTGTACTTGTGCTAGGGATGGAAGATTGAAAAGCCTTGCAAACGAAGCATCTGTCCTTGGTGATCCTATATCGAACGAGAGACTTGTGTCCAAAGTGCTTCGTTCTGTCCCTAAAAGATTTCACACCAAAGTTTGTGCTATAGATGAATCCaaagatacatctataatgggtttggatgagttGATAAGTTCTCTTCGCACATATGAGATGGAGATGGAAGCTGAAGATGACACTAAAGGTAAGCCTATTGCCTTTCAAGTATCTAATGACGTTTACaatgatttttctgaagttcaacaggaagtgAAGGAATCTGATCTTGAAGAAAATTCTATTGCCCTGATTTCGAAGAaattcactgattatctcaaggtaatgaaagaaaagaaggatgTGAAAGACTCACAACCTTTGAAATTTCCTAAATTGCCTATCTCAGAGAAACCTCAAAAGCCAGCTAATATTCTAGGACCTcgtcaaaggtatgaaggtaagAGTCAGTCCTCAAGTAAAATttttgataatgttcaatgcagGGAATGTAAGGGATATGGACACTATGCGTATGAGTGTGCCAATCGCCTTCGAAAAGGTTTGAATGTTTCTCTGAGTGATGATGAATCAGAAGGAGAACAGGAAAAGGCTGAACAGGCAGATCTcatatcttttactgctttgctagagagtaagaaaaattttcagattaatCCACTTGGTGTTGGCTCCCGTGTTGCCACATCTGGACGCAACACAGTTCAAGAATATGTTTGTTTTGTTGCTTCTAACCTTGATAATTCCAGTGATCATGAAGAACAGGTAGCTGATGCTTATACTCTTGAAGGTATTCAAAAACTCTATGAAGAGTTGTACTGTGATTGGATCAAGAGGAATCAGTTGAACACAACCCTTACAAAAGAGAATACTGAATTGAAAGCGGCTGTGGCTAGATTGGAGGTTCTCATGAGTAAGAAAGATCTGGAATTAGGGTTGCTGAATTCGGAACTTGAAAGAGCAAAAACAacacttgataaatttaatttcaattcaaGCAAACTTGATTCTCTTTTGATTATGGGTAAGAATGATAAGTTTGGTCTTGGTTttaaagaaagtgtttttgaaactgGTGAAACTTCCAAAATAccagtgtttgtgaaggaaggtaGTGATTCTTTGAACCATCCTTCAACTGTTTCGAAAG GAAATTGGTACTTTGACAGTGGAAGCTCTCGGCACATGATAGgtttgaaagatcacctcaTGGACTACATTGAACAAAATGGTGGTAGAGTGACGTATGGAGGTTGTGCAAAAGGAAGAATAGTTGGCAAAGGAACACTCAACGTGGAAGGGTTTCCAAAACTTCATAACGTCTTACACGTTGAAGGACTTaatgcaaatttaatttcaattagtcaACTCTGTGATGATGACTTTCATGTGAAGTTTGAGAAgaatacttgtgaagtttttgataatgctaatcgTTGTGTTATGACAG gtaagcaaacctGTGTTTCGCACCCCGTGTTAAACACTGTGGGACCACGATATCTTGAACTTTTGCAcatggatttgatgggtccCATGGAAGTGGAAAGCTATGGAG ATCTCAAAGGAAAAATTACTGAATATGATATTGAAGGCTTGCTGGAAATTCCTCACGAAGAACACAGTATTGTTCCTGAAGTTGCAACACCAAACACAACATTGGTTCCCCCAGAAACTTTCATGAAGAaaattctcaaaataatgagGAAACTGAGGTATCCACTGAAAAGGACATTCCaagcaagatacaaaataatcatCCATCATCACATATTATTGGAGATGTTCATGGAACACGGCAAACCCGAGCTAAGGACAAAGTTGAATACC GTAAATGCCATGCATGAGGAACTTGAGCAATTTGTCCAAAATGATGTATGGTTTTAA